GTCTACGTCAATCTCAAGATTAGTTAATACCTGATAAAGCCCCAACCTCATTGCTTTAATTTGATCAACCAAGCATTTAATCTCCTCCTGCTGTTCAAGGTTTTCATGTTCCAGAGTATAGATGAGTTTCTCTGACAATTTGGATGCTTCTAAGAGCTTTTGACACTCAAACAGGAGGGTGAAATTCTTTTCTTCCAGATCTTGCAGACATTTCTGCAAGACAAAAGTCTCAATCTGAGCATCCACAGCAGCTTTGTCTAGttcctcttcaaatgctttctTCCTGAGTTGATCTTCTTCTTGTAGAAAATTGATCTGCAATTCCATACTGGCCACTCGGCTTTCATACAAACGGACAATGTTAGTGTGTTCTTGCTCGTCAACATCCAAGGAAGCCTGCAGCTCTTCTACTTTTTGAAGTGTgtactctctttctttctccagACCCAAATATCTCTTGTCTAATTCTCCATATCTTTTCGCCAAATCTTCTAGCCCTCTCTGAGAAATGTCCAACTGAGAAACTAAGTTTTCTCTTTCATTGAGTAAACCGGACTTCTCATTATCAAGCAACAGGCATGAATCTTCTAAGCTCTTTGATTTTACCATTAATACTTTCAGTTCAGCATTAGCATCTAAAAGGGAATTCTCCAGAAAAGTGTTCTTCTCTGAAAGTTTCTCTAAATTTTTGGTTGTAATCTGTAACTGAGAAATCAGTGAGTCCTTCTCAGCAACAAGAGTAGATTTTTCTCCCAACAGACTTTGACAGACTTCCTCTAAAGCCTTCACCTTCTCTCTGACACCTTCTAACTCAGCATTCAAATCTGAAAGGGAGTTCTCTAGAATAGTATTTTTCTTGAGAAGTTTCTCCATAATTTCCAGCTTCTCCAAAAGAACAACCTTTTCACTTCTGTCACTCTCATAGACCTCTTTTAGCTTTAAGTTCTCATCCTGCAATTCCTTCACACACAACCCAAAGTTCTCTGGATTTAAGGAGACTGATTCCACCTGTTCCATCATTGCCTGGTGCTTCTTGTTAAGTTCATTCAACTCCTCTTTCAGACAATAAATTTCTTGCTGGAGAGCATTTCTTTGGTCAATTCTAAGTTCAACTTCTGCTTCAAGTTTCCCTATTGTTTCCCTTAGACTGAGGATCTCATCttgcaattttttaattgaCATGGCTGAAGATAAGCTGAGCTCATTCAGGCCTTTGTTTTCCTCCTTGACCCTCTCTATTTCTTCTTGTAGACATTGATTATGACTTTCCATGtccttcaaaatttgaaacctatTCTGGAGCTCTGCAGCCAGAGTTCTCAGTTCTTCCTGAGATTGGGAGTGCAAATGTTGCAGAGTCTGGAAAGCAGTTTCAGCCTCCTCAAATCGCAATCGCTCTTCGTGGATGCAAGTCCATAGTCTTCCCAGCTCCTTTTGCTTCTCTGTCAGTTCTTGACTGTGACTACCCATCTTTTGTACCATGGACTCCAATTCAGTGTGCAGAGTCTGATTTGATCTCTCTAATAGAAGATACTTTTCTTCAGCACCCTTTAGCTTTGCAACCTCATCATCTAACTCAGAGCCAAGCCTTTGGACCTCATCTTCTGCATTTGCAAGCTTTCGCTCTAGGCCAGAAATTGTCTCTAGGCACTGCTGATATTGAAGAGCCAAAGCTTCTTTCTCTTCAGTTAGTCTTACAAATGCTTGTTTCAAGCTTTCAAGTTCACTTGCAGCTTGATCAGCAACATCGTTGATCCTTCTGGCATCTTCCTCAGCACGCTGTAGCTTATTCTCCTGATCAGATATAATCTTCAAACATTCTTCATGTTTAAAAATAGCAGCCTCTTTTTCAGCTTCTACTCTAGCAAGTTCTTGTTTTAGGGATTGAGCTTCAGTTTCAGCTGTACATACACGCTTATTAAGTTCTCCAGCATCAGTTGCAGCATGAGAAATATTTTTCTCCAGGTTAGATATTTTATCCAGGCACTGCTGGTATTGAAGAAAATTAGTTTCCTTTTCAGCATGCAATCTGGAAAGGGCTTCCTTGAAAGTTTGAACATCAGCTTCAGCTCTGCTGGCTATTTCACTCAGTCCCTTGGAATCCTCTTGAGCACGAGAGACTTCTAACTCCAAATTAGATAATCTCTCCAGACTCTGTTGATACTTAAGTAAGCCAGCTTCCTTTTCAGCTTCTAATTTAGCCAGGGCATTCTTAAGGGCTAATATTTCTGACTCAGCTTTCCCCACTCTGTCAGATTCAGACAGATTCAGATCATGACTTCCATTGTTTTGAGCTGGCTCTTTCTCCTCTGAATCATGAAAATCAAGGCCTTTTCTAGCTCGTCCTTCTCCAGAACCAAACAAATCGTTGAACTGTTTCAAATCCATTCTGGCTGTTACAGAATCAGGTTCATCAGTAAATGCTCCATTTCTTTTTAAGGCATGGAGATGAGATGAAGAGAGCCCCAGCGAATCATTCGGCAACTCATCAGGGTCAACCAATTCACGTGCATGAACCATCTCAGGTGTACGGGGATCTCCATCATCACCCAAAGCAAATGGGATTTGGTTGGGAAATGCTTCTGCCATTGTCCGATGAGCCTGGCGGAGTGCCCCAGTTGCATGATCATATCTTTCAGCCAAAGCACGGTATGCCCTGTAAAACTCTTCAACCAATTTCATAAGCTCAGGCCGCTTCTTAAAGTACAATTCTGCCCTCTTTGCGAAGGAATCAGCATCTTCTTCAATAACCCTGATCATTTGTTTGACTTTGGCATCCATGTCTGTTTCAACAGTAGAATATTTTTTACATCAAATCACAGGCAGGGATCAATAGACAAAAGGAAATACATCAAGAACAAACTTCATGAGAAGCAACAAGGATATCTCAAATAAGTAGGATATCATTAAAGTCTAGTGATAACATGATACATCCTGCACAGTTTCAAATTGTTTCAAGAGCATTCATAACTTAACatctttagatttttttttttttctctcaaagcACAATTATCCCATACTATAACCTtaataaagaattataaaaCTTACAACTGTCTCatactaaaaatttcaaaaagaaatgaTGGAAAGAAAGCCTAAATGCCCATAATTTTGAGATACAAGACTGAAGCAGacatctataaaaaaataaatgcaaaTTAAACCCATAAGAAACAAGTAATACCAGTAAGATTCTCCTGAAGCCATTTGGAATTTTTCGGGCTTATGTGGCTATCCCACCACCAAGAATACATTGGTCTAGAATCCGCCTGTGCCACGCTGCTCGCCATGATCCAACCAAGTCTAACTCTGATCACGCCAAAACGTGATCCCCACTCAACACCCCAAATTCAGGTAATAAAAAATGGATCAAATCCACAAATAGATAATTGAGAACTGGTAGATAGATAAAAGATCTTTCAATCTCTCACTCCTTGTACCTACAAAATAAGACAAATTCAGTCTCCAAATCAGCCAAAACTACAAAAGATCAAACACTCAAAACAACAAAACTGAAAGATCACTCAATTACCTGACCAATAAACTTCAGGTCCAACTATAATACACAactacaaaatataaatataaaagccTAACCTCAAAATATGTACAATTAACCTGATCGTTAAATACACAAGAGACGatcaaacaaagaaattgagaaattggttaacaaaaataaaaaagttgaaacaTTTCCAGTGTATTACAAATTCACACATATTTTCAATACCTTACATAAAAACTACTAGGTGAACATTGACATTCACAAAAAAGTAacgaaacaaataaaaaattcaaaaaaaaaaaactgaaaaatttacCAATTACTTGCAGAATCAAAATGGGAGTTCACAGTCTTCTATTATAGCTTCAGCTGCTACGGCTTTCCTCTCAACCCATGTCGGTTAGATCTCTGAATGTCacttttttcatttctctcacGAGATGTTTTTGCTTGCTTTTTTATGCTGCCTTTGGTCCTGTCAAAAGAGAAGTGGTTGCAGAGGCCGTAAAACTgcctttgattttttttttttttttaaatggctttattcattaattactggaaaatttagaaaattgcCGAAAAtggagttttaaaaattaaaacacgaGTTAATGTTAAGATGGTCTGAAATGACAAGTTTGTCCTTATTGTTTAGATAAGATTTCAAACATGTCTTTCCTTCCTGTTTTGTTGCATGCTTTTGTTACAAATGTTCTCAATTGTACAATTTGGTAATTGCATCACTAGATGAGATCAGACGATATCattcttttttcaatattactgttttaaatattaattcaataaatatttaatatctaaaaaGGTTAGTCAATGATTAGATTAGACCgttattttttccaattttgctttctgtttttcaaaaatttaaaaattaaaaaaaaaaaaaccaggcGCCCAATTAAATGCTTCAAGTAAACTCTCTCAAGTCTCTAAGTAGTCGTTAAAATTAAGTGTTAATGGTACGACGGGTATTTAGAAAAAGAGAGCAGGGTGTTTTTGGTATTTCGAAGATTGGAATTTTCAAAGCTCGGCAAATTGACACGGTGTCATTCTTTTGCAAAGGTGGGCGCCACTTAAATTCCGTTACGACCACgtgtattttcttaatttattcgCTTTTGTATTTGTTAAAGACTAATCACTATTGTTAATTCAAGTAAACCATGAGAAGAAGGCTTGGAATTTGCAGTAGCCGAGCCAAGACAAGACGCAGACTGGCAGAAGTGTCTTCAATCTTCCaccaaaacatatattattataaaaagaaaatttaatcataattaaaaattgatgacAGAGATTAGAGAATGTTTAGAGAGGAAAGAGAGCCTTAATGATAACGTAAGGTTGCAGTGACAGAGAAAGAGGCCCCACCAACATGATGTGTTATTATTGATGCATAtgcctaattttaatttaattaatcttcATTACAAACTTTAGGTAAATGCTCTGAAATGTTGACTAATCACTAATAATTCTTGGATATAATTAAAACGgttattttttagtaatattatatatattcactttaaatatataatatatatttatatatattatcttattattaatttaaaatcatacaattatattatgatatatatatgtgtatatgtttatatattcaaaataaatatatacagttttattaatttaatttctatccttaagttaataattcaaatgacAAAACTTCTATTTCAAAATGTATgtattaattttccaaaattgcAAGGGTggtgattaaaaataaaaatttttcaaagtttacaCTAAAATGGAAGAATAATAAGAAagtatcataaaaataatatattatcttttttagtGAGAGTAATGTTCGATGAACTTACAATGATGGAGAGAGTTCAGAAACCTTTGTTAAGCGATTCAATGGTGGTTGAACACCATAGCCAGAGTGATGGTGGAAGATGGCAGATTGGTGGGTAAGAAATAGGATGTTAGGGTTTCAATTTGACCTTGTAAAAGCCTTGCGACAATGGCACAAAGTTTGGAGGCTTGAATTGGTTGTTGAAGGCTTAGCTAAAAGGCATAATTTAGCTTTCCCAACTGAGGGAAACTTGGAAAATCACTTTCCACTTGCTTCTGCATTTGTATGAAGGTATTTTCAACCGTTGATTCATTTCAATCCAATAGTCAAAAGAAttgatgagattttaaaatataattattttcaactttCATCTCATATCCCTTAGATTACAATAAATCTATTTCACTTATGGTAGTAGTTTAATGaagtaaaatgaaaaacagAACATAAATTTGTGTACTATATAGAAGAGCATTgcttatgtatatatattttttatacataatttaaatacataaataatatgttgtCATATGTTTctgtgttattttatatttaattcaaaatcattcaatcacatgataacatagtatctgtatatccaaattacgtatcaaaaatatatacacataattttattaaataggaaaataaatccatagagATTGTGTTTCCATTTAAATCAATGATCAtatccatttttttatattgatataaattttttttagacaattaaaataaatttttccataatattatatatatttcgaGTTAGATATCAACCATATAGAAGATAACGTCattcaaaattgtatataaacaataacattttataaGATATAAATTATGAGATCATATgcgaaaaatattttctaaacatcaaattttacaaatataatattatagctaataatttttttatgttaatttggatgtatttagttaattaaaattaaataataataatacgattatgtatttgtttaatataacatatttagtcaatattatcacataacgagataaaataatattgtgaaTTGTAATAAcacttttagattatttaaaacataattcaaaagtttgtagaattatttttttaattattatgattatcCATAATGGCATAATCTAATATTACCAAACATGcaataattgattataaaaaaattaattatttttataatcataattcaataattgtaaattgtgtcaaatgtaaatattaaattatatataacaaataaaattatatctactatcgatcaatattaatttgtatattaataatgatatattaatatataattaaataattaaattaatgataaaataatatttaataatataattatattatatcattgtTACTAATATAAAACTTGATATTACTATTACTATATGAATGACAGCATGAATTAGAACACTGTCAATTATATAGgtattatattattcaaatggccaaataattattttttatctaagttttaatgtaaaaataaatatatatccataaaagataaaaaacttaaacacccattaataaattaatttttattagaatttttcattaaagataaaggtaaaatcgtcattttactattaaactccaaaacattaaaaatttatatatttttcctcCATTAGTttagaaaaacaataattttcctctaaaattatattttaaaaaattcactttttgcccgtaagtttttttctttctctaacaATCAAAAAGAGTTCCTACTGTAAGCCTTCCGATCGTAGAAGTTTCGTTAGATAAAGATAGACTATCTTCATCTAACAAAGAGATAAAAACGATtcattgtttttatcttttcaatcaGACGACaacaaattctaataaaatttagtcgtaaaataatgattttatatttttctttaacgaaaaattttaattgaaaaataatttatatataagtgtttgagtttttaattttctcaaatatatatttacctttatattaaaacataagTTGGAAATAGTCTTTGGcttacttaaatttatttaactattataCAAACTTGATTCTAttgataaaatcattttatggGATGAAAAAgacattcaaatttaaattattaaaataattaataccaAGTGCTTCAATTTGGGATGAAATTATATTATcaacttattaaataaaaataagttacaaaaacattttttcaacGCAGTTTTACGTTGACTTACGCAGCATTTGGACAGACGGAAGAATTGGTGAGATCCAACTCCCAAAAATTAGGAGCGGCACAGTCAAGCAGCGGTCAAATGtaggataatattataataatagtcATAATCAGCATCTGTTGGCCGTTGCCTTGGAAGTTGTACTGAAGTAAATTATACTAGCACGTgattattttaatgtaaaaaatataaaaaataaaataccattTAGAAGGAGTGAGCAAAAGATTATGTAGCGTTTGGATAAAAGGAGCTTAAAAATTATGctggtaatttaatttttattattttatatattttataagtaataattttttattattaataacaatataatatataatataaaatataatttgattattatctttactttaattcttaaaaaatattcagtgtaatcttaattttattataattatatttttatttatttttttagaataaaaataatcgtatttttaattaatataacaaataatataaaaaatattttagagtaattatacttaaaaatatttaagtgaaataatatactaaactttttttattatttctaatcaaatacaataattatttatatcgacataattttatcaaattttattaaatataataataataataatttatataaaaaatctttaaaataatctatctttaaattaattatttattttttataataaaatattttcaaattaaatgtcCATTAAAGTAATTATGTTTTGCTCCAAAGTCTAATACCTATTTTGTCAAAACCAGTTGTTATGGCGGTGGACAAGGCACGGACCGACTTTAACAGTCCATTATGTTTACGGATGGTATTGGCTCGAATCATAGCAAGGTTAGAAGTATGGCTGGATCCCCCAACTGATGTTTTTGTGAACTTTTAGTGAATTG
Above is a genomic segment from Mangifera indica cultivar Alphonso chromosome 3, CATAS_Mindica_2.1, whole genome shotgun sequence containing:
- the LOC123211694 gene encoding protein NETWORKED 1D-like, whose protein sequence is MASSVAQADSRPMYSWWWDSHISPKNSKWLQENLTDMDAKVKQMIRVIEEDADSFAKRAELYFKKRPELMKLVEEFYRAYRALAERYDHATGALRQAHRTMAEAFPNQIPFALGDDGDPRTPEMVHARELVDPDELPNDSLGLSSSHLHALKRNGAFTDEPDSVTARMDLKQFNDLFGSGEGRARKGLDFHDSEEKEPAQNNGSHDLNLSESDRVGKAESEILALKNALAKLEAEKEAGLLKYQQSLERLSNLELEVSRAQEDSKGLSEIASRAEADVQTFKEALSRLHAEKETNFLQYQQCLDKISNLEKNISHAATDAGELNKRVCTAETEAQSLKQELARVEAEKEAAIFKHEECLKIISDQENKLQRAEEDARRINDVADQAASELESLKQAFVRLTEEKEALALQYQQCLETISGLERKLANAEDEVQRLGSELDDEVAKLKGAEEKYLLLERSNQTLHTELESMVQKMGSHSQELTEKQKELGRLWTCIHEERLRFEEAETAFQTLQHLHSQSQEELRTLAAELQNRFQILKDMESHNQCLQEEIERVKEENKGLNELSLSSAMSIKKLQDEILSLRETIGKLEAEVELRIDQRNALQQEIYCLKEELNELNKKHQAMMEQVESVSLNPENFGLCVKELQDENLKLKEVYESDRSEKVVLLEKLEIMEKLLKKNTILENSLSDLNAELEGVREKVKALEEVCQSLLGEKSTLVAEKDSLISQLQITTKNLEKLSEKNTFLENSLLDANAELKVLMVKSKSLEDSCLLLDNEKSGLLNERENLVSQLDISQRGLEDLAKRYGELDKRYLGLEKEREYTLQKVEELQASLDVDEQEHTNIVRLYESRVASMELQINFLQEEDQLRKKAFEEELDKAAVDAQIETFVLQKCLQDLEEKNFTLLFECQKLLEASKLSEKLIYTLEHENLEQQEEIKCLVDQIKAMRLGLYQVLTNLEIDVDYGCGAKFEQDQILLNHIHAKLEKMQLSLSEAFDENQQLVIEKALLIAFIGQLKLEAQNLANEKNTLAVEFRIRSDKLNLEISNAKYLLLQKEDELMEAGKMLNTVRDEKTKLHKIMEDMKYKYDEAKMIREEQEKHFLKLSEDYDHHIKETSCIQGANLNLETELGKLREELEEIKHREESLNRELEKARNEGQLWEAQAATFFSELQICRAFEAVLEEKSHDLNKACENLEDIRNSKDIQIDTLKERVSTLEGEIGGLKAQFAASIPVVISLGQYIRSLENHTLGHKADNEEAKDDDLGNHLKAKSCQQTSENQIATVPDGIAELQDLQMRIKAIEKAVIEKERLTTLDNLNAKFKLEAAMKQIEELKSGSNSHQAGGRTCKHRKHRQLEQGDGLINNLKQQKPTPEISEEGSEMMTKDIMLDQVSECSSYGKSRREHIDSDDQMLELWGTTDQGSSINLKVGKTQKAATALADRQIKSVKQQQSKNPTIEFLVEKELGVDKLQISKRFSDSRKEGGKRKILERLDSDAQKLTNLQITVKDLKRKLEISEKGMKEKGIEYDTVKEELDEAEEAILKLFEANRKLITNAEDASKSFDGKSAMESVENGSVRRRRISEQARRGSEKLWQLQLEVQKIQFMLLKLDDEKESRGRTRITERKSRVLLRDYLYGSATRKIQKKKRANFCACVHPPTKGD